TTGTCGCGCTCGTCGGTCCGCCCGTCGCGCAGATCCATGGCGCGCGCCAACAGGTTGACCGAGGCGACGCCGTCCGCCAACGCGTGGTGCACCTTGCCGATCAAGGCGAACCGACCGTCGGCGAGTCCCTCGGCGAAATGAAACTCCCACAGCGGCCGGCTGCGGTCCAGGGGAGTGGACGCCACCTCGCCGATGACCCGGTCGAGTTCGCGGCGCCCGCCCGGCGCGGGCACCCGGACGCGACGGAGGTGGTAGTCCAGGTCGACCTCGCAATTCTCCTGCCACATCGGATGATGCAGGTGCCACGGGATGTCAACGAGCTTGTAGCGCAACGGTTCCAGCAGATGAAGCCGCCGGCGCAGGTGATGGCGAAAAGCGTCGAAATCGAACTCGTCGGCACAGTCGGCGGGGTCGATGACCGCCACCTTGAGCGTGTGCGTGTGCAGGTTGGGCGTCTCGCTGTAGAGCAGCATGGCGTCCATGCCGTTGAGTCTTTTCACACGTCACCTCGCCCTGCCGACGCGCCCAGGTCAACCACTATGCCGCAGGGTGCCGGCCGTCGGCTCGGATTGGCCGCATCGTCAGCCCAGGATCGGAAACCGGCGCTGCGCGGCCAACCGCTGCAGTGCGGCCTCCATGACGGCGCGGACGTGGGCGTCGACCTCGTCGACGTCGGGATCGTCGCCGAAGCGCGCGGTGACGTCGATCGGCTCGAGCACCTCGGTGACGATCTTTGCCGGCAGCGGCAGGTTGGGCGGGAAGATCATGCTCAGCCCGAACGGGAACCCGACGCTGATCGGCAGGATGTCCATCCGGGCCTTGGTTAACCCCAGCTTGCGGGCGAGCCAGTTGCCCCGGGTCAAGAACAGCTGAGTCTCCTGGGCGCCGATCGACACGGTCGGCACGATCGGCACGCCGGCTTCGATCGCGGTCCGCACGTAGCCGGTGCGGCCGTTGAAGTCGACGGTGTTGGCGCTGAAGGTCGGCCGGTACGAGTCGTAGTCGCCGCCGGGAAACACCAGCACCACCGCGCCGGAATGCAAAGCGGCGGCGGCGTTTTCGCGGCTGGCCTCGATCACCCCGAGGCGGCGCAGCCAGCCGTCCAACGGCCCCATGAACAGCCCGTAGTGACCCAGCGTGTAGACGGGGCGGTCGTAGCCGAACCTCTCGTAGAAGGCCGGGGAGAAGATCAACACGTCCGGTGTCAGCATGCCGCCGGAGTGGTTGGAGACCACCAGCGCTCCACCCGACGACGGGACGTTGTCGATGTTTCGCACCTCGGCCCGGTAGTACCGTTTGATGGCCGGCCCGAGCGCGTTGGCGACCTGTTCGGTGAAGGCCGGATCCCATTTGGCGGTCTCGTGATTGTCCGCCGCGTCCACGCCGCTGCCCTTCATGGCTCCCCGCTGTCGTGATCGTGCCATTTGCTATTGGTTGCCGGTGTGACGCCGGTCTCAAACCTCAGACCGTGGGTGACATATGGTACTCTCCATTTAAGAGAATGCCATATTCGTTTGCTGGGGGCAAACGCACAGCGGGGGGTCATGTCCGAGAAGGTTCTTGTCACCGGGGGATTCGGGCTCGTCGGCTCACAAACCGTGCGCCGGCTGGTCGCCGACGGACACCGGGTGGTCGCGACGGACCTGGGCACCCCCGCCC
The sequence above is drawn from the Mycobacterium marseillense genome and encodes:
- a CDS encoding lysophospholipid acyltransferase family protein, whose translation is MKGSGVDAADNHETAKWDPAFTEQVANALGPAIKRYYRAEVRNIDNVPSSGGALVVSNHSGGMLTPDVLIFSPAFYERFGYDRPVYTLGHYGLFMGPLDGWLRRLGVIEASRENAAAALHSGAVVLVFPGGDYDSYRPTFSANTVDFNGRTGYVRTAIEAGVPIVPTVSIGAQETQLFLTRGNWLARKLGLTKARMDILPISVGFPFGLSMIFPPNLPLPAKIVTEVLEPIDVTARFGDDPDVDEVDAHVRAVMEAALQRLAAQRRFPILG